From a region of the Helicobacter sp. 12S02232-10 genome:
- a CDS encoding MFS transporter — translation MLNKTKINQFILLGIVLITLNLRGPITAVGPVIELIKKQYSFSSATAGLITTLPLLAFAFFSPLASKFKYTQMMFYGIMSIILGEIIRSYTGEIGLFIGTLIMGAGIAIANVLLPSVIKAKFPKNFGKIMAIYSLVLVISATIGAGTSVPMAISLHLGWENALGLWVIIAICALFLWYPHLKGRRKYQTNKAQAIHSISIHKTSTAWWITLFMGTQSLIFYSVVAWFPSILTQKGFSLYFASNMTLLYQLCSLPVAFFAPMLLARVRNKNRHIVTAFLCVMYALAFIILYFQNSVPMIFIATILLAFPMGGVFGIALLFISIKASSPQNVARLSGMAQSLGYLIAALGPIFLGFIYDLSNSWKPPLALFFVLSLILIFFAYKANNSKTI, via the coding sequence ATGCTAAATAAAACAAAAATCAATCAATTTATTCTCCTTGGAATTGTCTTAATCACACTCAATTTACGCGGACCCATTACTGCAGTAGGACCTGTAATTGAGCTTATTAAAAAACAATACTCCTTTTCTAGTGCTACAGCTGGTCTCATCACGACGCTGCCTCTCTTGGCATTTGCTTTTTTTTCACCTTTAGCCTCTAAATTCAAATATACCCAAATGATGTTTTACGGGATTATGTCTATTATTCTGGGGGAAATTATTCGTTCTTATACAGGAGAGATCGGCCTTTTTATCGGGACTTTAATAATGGGAGCAGGGATTGCCATCGCCAACGTTTTGCTTCCAAGTGTCATCAAAGCAAAATTTCCAAAAAATTTTGGGAAAATAATGGCAATTTATTCGCTTGTTTTAGTCATCTCTGCAACCATAGGTGCAGGCACATCCGTTCCTATGGCAATTTCTTTGCATTTGGGATGGGAAAATGCACTGGGTCTATGGGTCATAATTGCCATATGTGCATTATTTCTATGGTACCCGCACTTAAAAGGTAGAAGAAAATACCAAACCAACAAAGCCCAAGCAATCCATTCCATATCTATCCATAAAACATCAACAGCCTGGTGGATCACACTTTTTATGGGAACTCAATCGCTAATTTTTTATAGTGTGGTCGCTTGGTTTCCATCCATTCTCACTCAAAAAGGCTTCAGTCTCTATTTTGCCTCAAATATGACTCTGCTTTATCAGCTCTGTTCATTACCAGTGGCTTTTTTTGCCCCAATGTTGCTTGCTAGAGTGCGCAATAAAAATCGCCATATCGTAACGGCATTTTTGTGCGTAATGTATGCACTTGCATTCATAATATTATATTTTCAAAATAGCGTTCCTATGATATTTATTGCAACTATCCTGCTAGCTTTCCCAATGGGTGGCGTGTTTGGCATTGCACTTTTATTTATCTCAATCAAAGCCTCATCGCCTCAAAATGTAGCGCGCTTATCGGGAATGGCACAATCTTTGGGCTATTTAATCGCTGCTTTAGGTCCAATATTTCTAGGGTTTATTTATGATCTTTCCAACTCTTGGAAACCGCCCTTAGCCTTATTCTTTGTTCTTTCATTAATATTGATTTTTTTTGCATATAAAGCGAACAACTCTAAAACAATTTAG
- a CDS encoding ABC transporter ATP-binding protein has protein sequence MVNTIQIKNLSFSYNASKVLKNIRLNAKKGEFIGILGSNGCGKTTLIKQILGILKPSSGSIEIFDQDISNYTYKSLASIIGFLPQKSSLSMPLSVEDVLYMGRYSCLKNPIKGYGTQIKNALKI, from the coding sequence ATGGTAAATACTATTCAAATAAAAAATTTATCATTTAGCTACAATGCTTCCAAAGTTCTCAAAAATATCCGTTTAAATGCAAAAAAAGGCGAATTCATTGGGATACTTGGCTCTAACGGCTGTGGAAAAACTACTTTAATCAAACAAATATTAGGCATTCTTAAGCCTTCATCAGGCAGTATTGAAATCTTTGATCAAGATATTTCAAACTACACATATAAAAGCCTTGCGAGTATTATTGGCTTTCTTCCTCAAAAATCTTCACTTTCAATGCCACTATCTGTAGAAGATGTCCTTTATATGGGCAGGTATTCCTGCCTAAAAAACCCTATCAAAGGATATGGGACTCAGATAAAGAACGCATTGAAAATATAA
- a CDS encoding ABC transporter ATP-binding protein — translation MLGIKHLKNRIVLTLSGGELQRVLLGRALVSDPKILLLDEPTSALDLNYAIDIMKICEELCIKSQITIISVLHDLNLASLFCMKIYFLKNGEIFYEGSPKDLFQPQILKEVYGFSCDVIAHLERPFVILKKEKK, via the coding sequence ATGCTTGGCATCAAACATCTTAAAAATCGCATTGTTCTAACCTTAAGTGGCGGAGAGCTTCAAAGGGTTCTTTTGGGTAGGGCTTTAGTATCAGATCCAAAAATCTTATTGCTAGATGAGCCAACAAGTGCGCTTGATTTGAATTACGCCATTGATATTATGAAGATTTGCGAAGAGCTTTGTATAAAATCGCAAATTACAATCATATCTGTTCTGCACGATCTCAATCTTGCAAGCCTGTTTTGTATGAAAATATATTTCCTTAAAAATGGAGAAATTTTTTATGAGGGAAGTCCGAAAGATTTATTCCAGCCACAGATTTTAAAAGAAGTTTATGGGTTTTCCTGTGATGTAATTGCTCATCTTGAACGCCCATTTGTGATCTTAAAAAAAGAGAAAAAATGA
- a CDS encoding helical backbone metal receptor — MKKILLVLCLIFSFGISKQSLIVLDPASVEIIYLLGGEEQILGIAKMQNSVIEPKEKTSKLKSVGTFSNPSLEQIIALKPDIVVLSSYSLGLKENLERFHIKTIYLKADNLNEIAQNIQTLGNILGKEAKAKKIITEYQEKIKRLSEHPLNKKGVFLYSASPLMAFGQNTLPGDIFKTIGIDNIFKDIIGKRPVISQEYIFQANPEIILYGIRIHNQDDLLKANPMLNKTKTAQNRQMFYLNVHSLLRGSPTIVDKIEEIYKQISD, encoded by the coding sequence ATGAAAAAAATATTATTAGTGTTGTGCCTCATATTTAGTTTTGGTATTTCAAAGCAAAGTTTGATTGTTTTAGATCCTGCAAGCGTTGAAATTATCTATCTTCTAGGGGGAGAAGAGCAAATCTTAGGCATTGCAAAAATGCAAAATTCCGTAATTGAGCCAAAAGAAAAAACCTCAAAATTAAAAAGTGTGGGAACGTTTTCCAACCCATCTTTAGAACAAATCATCGCCCTCAAGCCTGATATTGTTGTCTTAAGCTCCTATAGCTTAGGTTTGAAAGAAAATCTTGAGAGATTTCATATCAAAACAATCTATCTAAAAGCAGATAACCTCAATGAAATCGCTCAAAATATTCAAACACTAGGAAATATTTTGGGCAAGGAAGCAAAAGCTAAAAAAATCATCACTGAGTATCAAGAAAAAATCAAACGCTTAAGCGAACACCCTTTAAATAAAAAAGGGGTTTTTCTTTACTCTGCTTCGCCACTAATGGCGTTCGGACAAAACACATTGCCTGGGGATATTTTCAAAACTATCGGGATTGATAATATCTTCAAAGACATTATTGGAAAAAGACCTGTGATATCCCAAGAATATATTTTTCAAGCTAATCCCGAAATAATCTTATATGGGATTAGGATACACAATCAAGATGATCTTCTTAAAGCAAACCCGATGCTAAACAAAACCAAAACAGCACAAAATAGACAAATGTTTTATCTTAATGTTCATTCTTTGCTTCGAGGATCACCTACAATCGTTGATAAAATAGAAGAGATTTATAAGCAAATTTCTGATTGA
- a CDS encoding iron ABC transporter permease has translation MIFKLYLLIALAYLLSILLSLSIGSVGIDWSNLSEMSKIILFDIRAPRILMAIFIGMLLASSGLVVQSVFVNPIADPYIIGIASSATLGAVLAYLLKMPDFYYGVFGFFCCAAFTLLIFYISKKQSIVTLLIIGIAVSSFLGAFTTFAIYLIGEDSFKIVAWLMGYLGNASWNQILILLIPLIGCMIYFYYKRFELNILLSGDDEAKSLGVNVSECKKNLLIVASLGVAFCVAFSGLIGFVGLIIPHMMRMFLKTNNHSILLPASCALGGVFLLICDTFGRTILAPIEIPIGVITAFFGAPFFLYLAFCQKLKQW, from the coding sequence ATGATTTTTAAGCTTTATTTGCTGATTGCATTGGCTTATCTTCTGAGCATTCTCCTATCTTTAAGCATTGGAAGCGTCGGTATTGATTGGAGTAATTTGAGCGAAATGTCAAAAATTATCCTTTTTGACATCCGAGCACCTAGAATCTTGATGGCGATTTTTATCGGTATGCTATTGGCAAGTTCGGGGCTTGTCGTTCAAAGTGTTTTTGTCAATCCGATTGCTGATCCTTATATCATTGGCATTGCTTCAAGTGCAACTCTTGGGGCTGTATTGGCATATCTGCTTAAAATGCCTGATTTTTATTATGGCGTCTTTGGATTTTTTTGTTGTGCAGCTTTTACTCTGTTGATTTTCTATATTTCTAAGAAACAAAGTATTGTTACATTGCTTATCATTGGCATTGCAGTCTCTTCTTTTTTGGGTGCTTTTACGACCTTTGCAATTTATCTTATTGGCGAAGATTCTTTTAAAATCGTTGCTTGGCTAATGGGTTATCTCGGGAATGCCTCTTGGAATCAAATTTTGATTCTTTTGATTCCATTGATAGGATGTATGATTTATTTTTATTACAAAAGATTTGAGTTAAATATTTTATTGAGCGGGGATGATGAAGCCAAAAGCCTAGGGGTCAATGTGTCTGAATGTAAAAAAAATCTTCTGATAGTTGCTTCTTTGGGTGTAGCTTTTTGTGTCGCATTTAGTGGCTTGATAGGATTTGTAGGATTAATTATCCCCCATATGATGCGTATGTTTTTAAAAACAAACAATCATTCGATTTTACTTCCAGCCTCTTGTGCTTTAGGCGGGGTATTTCTGCTTATTTGCGACACATTTGGTCGAACGATATTAGCACCTATAGAAATCCCTATCGGCGTCATCACGGCATTTTTTGGAGCACCATTTTTTTTATATTTAGCTTTCTGCCAAAAGTTAAAACAATGGTAA